The following coding sequences are from one bacterium SCSIO 12741 window:
- a CDS encoding cache domain-containing protein produces the protein MSSFGKTFERSSPYLALTLFGFALFYVLFQSRWSVQNNSRKILSEIASTPEETVSRFMQPVWQSFDLVKEQFPGVYPLLDVGDEQQLRSLMTPVLHQTDRITCIRIASDSLEFLLTETENLLITRTIKGNSPNNHLTLNFKPTNKVISHQDSADYDPREQSWYQGALSRPVSAPLFMSEPHQLFWTGVPGITVSRVIPGRASNFAVLAYDIPLSAISDFTSHLKVSENGQFFILGKNGQFMGLPHMARDLASDTLNRLLLKKPEDAGLPLFGACYDRFSENEQDSALFEITFEGTRWWCRMRSMKLNDENAITFGVLVPEKDMLGIIQKGQRNIIITFVIGYLMLIWIFWLYRRTRNMNRRIRKQKNVIETKNDELMLSINYAHRIQSAILDAELRLKKHFPNSFLWSRPRDVVGGDFLWYENVEFKARGFQQRIHFLAMVDCTGHGIPAAFITLFCQAALNEAIEKETCPSPPDCLSACIAHWKSLWENQGNFAMDLTFH, from the coding sequence TTGGAAAAACCTTCGAACGATCCTCGCCCTACCTTGCCTTGACCTTGTTTGGCTTTGCCCTGTTTTATGTTTTGTTTCAAAGCAGATGGTCGGTTCAAAACAACTCTCGAAAAATTCTTAGTGAAATCGCCAGTACACCGGAAGAAACCGTTTCTCGGTTTATGCAACCCGTTTGGCAATCCTTCGACCTGGTCAAAGAGCAATTTCCCGGCGTTTACCCACTCTTGGATGTAGGCGATGAACAACAGCTGCGAAGTTTGATGACTCCAGTATTGCACCAAACCGATCGAATCACCTGTATTCGTATAGCTTCTGACTCCCTCGAATTTTTACTCACTGAAACCGAAAATCTGCTCATAACCCGCACCATTAAAGGAAACAGCCCTAACAACCACCTTACGCTCAATTTCAAACCAACCAACAAGGTTATTTCTCACCAGGATAGTGCAGATTACGATCCTCGGGAACAAAGTTGGTATCAGGGAGCCTTGAGCAGGCCCGTGTCTGCCCCCTTGTTTATGAGCGAGCCTCATCAATTGTTTTGGACCGGGGTACCAGGAATAACAGTTAGTCGTGTCATTCCCGGTCGTGCTTCCAATTTTGCTGTCCTTGCCTATGACATTCCATTAAGTGCTATATCGGACTTCACCTCACACCTGAAGGTTTCTGAAAACGGACAATTCTTCATTTTGGGTAAAAACGGGCAATTCATGGGACTTCCCCACATGGCCCGTGATTTGGCCTCAGATACCCTGAATCGCTTACTGCTCAAAAAGCCCGAAGACGCGGGGTTACCGCTGTTTGGCGCCTGCTACGATCGATTTTCTGAAAACGAGCAGGACTCAGCCCTGTTTGAAATCACCTTTGAAGGTACTCGTTGGTGGTGTCGGATGCGGTCGATGAAACTCAATGATGAAAATGCCATCACCTTTGGCGTATTGGTTCCCGAAAAAGACATGCTCGGAATCATTCAAAAAGGCCAGCGAAATATAATCATCACCTTTGTTATTGGCTACTTGATGCTCATCTGGATCTTCTGGCTCTATCGCCGGACCCGAAACATGAACCGCCGGATTCGGAAGCAGAAGAACGTGATTGAGACCAAGAACGATGAGCTCATGCTCAGCATCAACTATGCTCACCGTATTCAAAGTGCCATTTTGGATGCCGAACTTCGGTTGAAGAAGCATTTTCCAAATTCCTTCCTGTGGTCAAGACCGAGAGATGTGGTTGGCGGTGATTTTCTTTGGTATGAAAATGTAGAATTCAAAGCACGAGGGTTTCAACAGCGAATTCACTTCCTAGCCATGGTCGATTGTACGGGACATGGAATTCCGGCTGCATTTATCACCCTATTCTGCCAAGCTGCGCTCAACGAGGCCATTGAAAAAGAAACCTGCCCTTCTCCCCCCGATTGCTTAAGCGCCTGTATCGCACACTGGAAGAGTCTTTGGGAGAATCAGGGCAACTTCGCGATGGATTTGACATTTCACTGA